One part of the Candidatus Diapherotrites archaeon genome encodes these proteins:
- the sepF gene encoding cell division protein SepF — protein sequence MGFLDKVFTSQTEQVDVEEFLNNMDVEEEAIVEDADAYVKSVTLRGVEDVRAIEHELKEGNLVLMNIEDAQKRNPKGLRDLVVSVKDVVSQIDGDIAGIAQGRLLATPARVKIMKRKSTGFQ from the coding sequence ATGGGCTTTTTAGACAAAGTATTCACCAGCCAGACCGAACAGGTCGATGTGGAGGAATTCCTCAACAACATGGATGTGGAGGAAGAGGCGATCGTGGAGGATGCGGACGCCTATGTTAAATCCGTCACCCTAAGGGGGGTTGAGGACGTTCGCGCCATCGAGCATGAACTCAAGGAAGGAAATTTGGTCTTGATGAACATCGAGGACGCCCAGAAACGCAACCCCAAGGGATTGCGAGATTTGGTGGTTTCGGTGAAAGACGTGGTTTCCCAGATAGATGGGGATATCGCGGGGATCGCCCAGGGAAGGCTTTTAGCCACCCCGGCCCGCGTCAAGATCATGAAGCGCAAGAGCACCGGTTTTCAATAA
- a CDS encoding AAA family ATPase yields the protein MGLQNMFEAEFSKPTVFLDRNKIMPHYTPQNLPFREDQQTSISRIVAVTLRGQRPDNLFIYGKPGTGKTSTTKHVMDELLLFAQQKQLKIRHVYINCRTHNKKYKVLLKSLRELFPDQPDRAFQGYSAAYLYEKLISFVRETSTHFILVLDELDKVRDLDELIYALTRSNDELQVGGISIIGISNNLLFKDALDPRTKSSLCQQEMIFPPYNAEQLRTILEQRVQEAFQKDAVENGAISLAAALAAQESGDARTAIKLLLRAGELADDQHLTKVMDQHVKSARASVEQEIILEHVTVLPDHEKLVLYTIAALTQHKKPVQTLSGERMEGVLYSGEVYEEYERTAKKFNFDDTVSARWYREYINQLEMYGLIVTTASGPGVKGQTRFIKLKVDAQKIKEVLEKEFAG from the coding sequence ATGGGTTTGCAGAACATGTTCGAAGCTGAGTTCTCTAAACCCACGGTTTTTCTAGATAGAAATAAGATCATGCCCCATTACACCCCCCAAAATCTTCCTTTCCGGGAGGACCAGCAGACGAGCATCAGCCGGATTGTGGCGGTGACCTTGCGGGGCCAGAGACCAGACAACCTATTCATCTATGGCAAACCCGGCACGGGTAAGACATCGACCACAAAGCATGTGATGGACGAGCTCCTCCTATTCGCCCAGCAGAAACAGCTCAAAATCCGCCACGTCTACATCAACTGTCGGACCCACAACAAGAAATACAAAGTATTGCTCAAATCCCTTCGGGAACTCTTTCCTGATCAGCCCGATAGGGCCTTTCAAGGATATTCCGCCGCCTACCTCTACGAGAAGCTCATATCATTCGTCCGGGAAACATCCACCCATTTTATTCTCGTCTTGGATGAATTGGACAAAGTCCGCGACTTGGACGAACTCATTTATGCCCTCACCCGGAGCAATGACGAATTGCAGGTGGGGGGAATCAGCATCATTGGGATATCCAACAATTTGCTCTTCAAGGACGCCTTGGATCCCCGCACCAAATCCTCATTGTGCCAGCAGGAGATGATATTTCCTCCCTACAACGCGGAGCAGTTGCGCACCATCCTCGAACAGCGCGTGCAAGAGGCATTTCAGAAGGACGCGGTGGAAAATGGGGCCATTTCATTGGCCGCCGCCCTCGCGGCTCAAGAGAGCGGGGATGCGCGCACCGCCATCAAACTACTCCTGCGCGCCGGAGAACTCGCGGACGATCAACACCTAACTAAAGTGATGGACCAGCACGTGAAATCGGCGCGGGCCTCGGTGGAGCAGGAAATCATATTGGAACACGTTACTGTGCTCCCTGATCACGAGAAACTGGTACTATACACCATCGCCGCCCTTACCCAGCACAAGAAACCCGTGCAGACCCTCTCCGGGGAACGCATGGAGGGGGTTTTGTATTCGGGAGAGGTATATGAGGAATACGAGCGCACCGCCAAAAAATTCAATTTCGACGACACGGTGAGCGCCCGGTGGTACCGGGAATACATCAACCAGCTGGAGATGTACGGGCTGATCGTCACTACGGCCTCCGGCCCCGGGGTCAAAGGACAAACCCGCTTCATCAAACTCAAAGTGGATGCGCAGAAGATCAAGGAAGTGCTGGAAAAGGAATTTGCGGGGTAG
- a CDS encoding NUDIX domain-containing protein gives MTRRRGTAIVDIPGKGILLASDKHRTFMLPGGGAGKGESRRRAAIRELEEETDLETVSCEFLFEVNTSVNHKVFLIKPKGYERPKNEIKYLVWWNQGDKIKMSNGTKKILNFYLLNKNKIT, from the coding sequence ATGACTCGAAGACGGGGCACTGCTATTGTGGATATTCCTGGAAAAGGAATATTACTCGCTTCCGATAAACATCGGACTTTTATGCTTCCTGGTGGCGGGGCTGGAAAAGGCGAGAGTAGGAGGAGGGCCGCGATAAGAGAATTAGAAGAAGAGACTGATTTAGAAACTGTTTCTTGTGAATTTTTGTTTGAAGTAAATACTAGTGTGAATCATAAGGTTTTTTTGATTAAGCCTAAAGGGTATGAAAGACCAAAAAACGAAATCAAATATTTGGTCTGGTGGAATCAAGGGGATAAAATAAAAATGAGCAATGGAACTAAGAAGATATTGAATTTTTATCTTTTAAATAAAAATAAAATCACCTGA
- a CDS encoding PIN domain-containing protein, producing MNPDSKNNFLDTNIIVYAFDPTVSEKHTVAKRIVEQITKGETTACISNQILAEMSSVLLGKTMEHKEQVRQFVESIQHIPTWQIVHYTSKTIETTLQSIEKQKDFWDNLIAQTMLENGITKIYTENTKDFSKIKGIKAVNPFR from the coding sequence ATGAATCCCGACTCAAAAAACAACTTCCTCGACACTAATATCATTGTTTATGCTTTTGATCCCACCGTATCAGAAAAACATACAGTAGCTAAGCGAATAGTTGAACAAATAACCAAAGGAGAGACAACCGCTTGTATCAGTAATCAAATTTTAGCTGAAATGTCATCCGTATTATTGGGAAAAACAATGGAACATAAAGAGCAGGTCCGACAATTTGTTGAATCTATTCAGCATATTCCGACATGGCAAATAGTACACTACACATCAAAAACAATTGAAACAACCCTTCAAAGTATTGAGAAACAAAAAGACTTTTGGGATAACTTAATCGCCCAAACCATGCTTGAAAACGGCATCACCAAAATCTACACGGAAAACACGAAGGATTTTTCAAAAATAAAGGGGATTAAAGCGGTGAATCCGTTCAGGTGA
- the polC gene encoding DNA polymerase II large subunit: MTLHVDITSDPRTRAYFNGLIQEVNTQFEIATKARATGYDVDSQVECIPVTDLADRTEKLTGPPGVAKRFRELLVIHNDRMDALFAIFKEIVLQEEGWYIEPDDEKRVEQGIKTCMVIMTEGVVVAPLDGLPYVKLTRNTDGTKYVDIYFAGPIRAAGGSAAVLPLILGDYAQKLLKLGSYTPTPEEVERYAEEVNTYQTDIVSRQIKLSLDEIRIIVSGCPVCINGIPTEEMEVTAHRNLLRIPSNRIRGGMGLVVTEGLGLKAQKVMSWAKRLGLDWSFLEKFIKVEKKADQIVEMKPNWKYLEGVAAGRPLLAYPLEWGGFRIRYGRSRNTGIAGKAFNPALMHILDDFIAVGTHMRIERPGKAAQIFPVESIDGPTVLLKDGTVKQVNTLPDAQAIRPHVEKILFLGDMLITIGDFRKAAHPLVPSPFVPEWWVGLVERAQHEGKKTRVDTQPYLQNPFQTPSIQDAIAISEQLTIPLHPHHTWFYRIWTPEETREIVAAIRAANDDVMGMGLLLLPPTLKRLLERAGIPHRINNEKLVFDEDVSEALRLFLRHPLPLPAEDQNTLDLLSTAAGIPILDRAGVFSGGRMGRPEAATPRTMKGNPHVLFPIGIAGGNTRSINRAAGLVMSKTRTTNPSTGKVLTEIALYECPTCHRLMASKHCVPCDQITIAQLGCTNKECGALSLTPICSRCGSPTKVGVAHSVDVREHLEWAAKNLSERIPEPVKGVKGLISDTKKAEPLEKGILRAKHDLHVFRDGTSRFELLNAPLTHFYPDELGMSIDRAHALGYSHDMHGNPLEKGDQLVELFPQDIVVNEGCGDWLLRAMKYSDDLLTKFYKLPPHFNAQTKEDVIGQLVIGLAPHTSAGIVGRVIGFTKSRLGWGHPYFIMCKRRNVDGDQDSVMLLMDALLNFSHSYLSHSRGGRMDAPLVFTLALNPQEIDDEVYEMETCTRYPVSFYEKTLLYSEPKISDVPIVKLKLGNEDQYTQLGFTHPTPRFDGGPTQSSYTRLESMDDKLQAQAKLQARLAPVHFIDSMERVVVSHLFPDIIGNTRAFSRQTFRCTKCNAKYRRIPLTGNCQKCENGNIILTIAQGSVRKYLEIAKKIIHTHNLSQYLKQRIQLAETEIDAVFPPEKQTQKSLFEFA; encoded by the coding sequence ATGACCCTGCACGTGGATATTACTTCAGACCCCCGCACCCGCGCGTATTTCAATGGCCTCATCCAGGAGGTAAACACCCAATTCGAAATAGCTACTAAGGCCCGCGCTACGGGATACGATGTCGATTCCCAAGTGGAATGCATCCCCGTGACGGATTTGGCGGATCGCACTGAGAAGCTCACTGGTCCCCCGGGAGTGGCCAAGCGTTTCAGGGAATTATTGGTTATTCACAACGACCGCATGGACGCCCTGTTCGCCATTTTCAAGGAAATCGTTCTCCAGGAGGAAGGGTGGTATATTGAACCGGATGACGAGAAACGGGTGGAGCAGGGAATCAAGACCTGTATGGTCATCATGACGGAAGGGGTGGTGGTCGCCCCCCTGGACGGGTTGCCTTATGTGAAGCTCACGCGCAATACTGATGGAACCAAATACGTGGACATCTATTTCGCCGGACCCATCCGTGCCGCGGGAGGAAGCGCGGCCGTGCTGCCTCTCATCCTGGGGGATTACGCCCAAAAACTATTGAAACTGGGATCCTACACCCCCACTCCAGAGGAAGTGGAACGCTACGCGGAGGAAGTCAATACTTACCAAACCGACATCGTGTCCCGTCAAATTAAACTCTCCCTGGATGAAATTAGGATTATCGTATCGGGATGCCCGGTTTGCATCAATGGCATTCCCACGGAAGAAATGGAGGTCACTGCGCACCGCAACCTTCTTCGTATTCCCAGCAACCGTATCCGAGGGGGCATGGGATTAGTGGTAACCGAAGGATTGGGTTTGAAGGCCCAGAAAGTGATGTCGTGGGCCAAGCGCCTGGGGTTGGATTGGAGCTTCCTTGAAAAATTCATCAAAGTGGAGAAGAAGGCCGATCAGATTGTGGAGATGAAACCCAACTGGAAATACCTAGAAGGGGTCGCGGCCGGGAGACCCCTGCTCGCCTACCCCTTGGAGTGGGGGGGATTCCGCATCCGGTATGGCCGAAGCCGAAACACCGGAATCGCTGGAAAAGCCTTCAATCCTGCTCTCATGCATATTCTGGATGATTTCATCGCCGTGGGAACGCACATGCGCATCGAACGGCCAGGGAAGGCCGCGCAGATATTTCCAGTGGAAAGCATTGATGGCCCCACGGTGCTCCTCAAGGACGGCACAGTGAAACAAGTGAACACCCTCCCTGATGCCCAAGCCATTCGACCTCACGTGGAAAAAATCCTATTCCTGGGAGACATGCTCATCACCATCGGGGATTTCAGGAAGGCCGCGCACCCATTGGTCCCCAGCCCCTTTGTTCCCGAATGGTGGGTGGGTCTCGTTGAACGCGCGCAACACGAGGGAAAAAAAACACGGGTGGACACGCAACCCTATCTCCAGAATCCATTCCAAACCCCCTCAATACAAGACGCTATTGCGATATCGGAACAACTCACTATTCCCCTCCACCCCCACCACACCTGGTTTTACCGCATCTGGACCCCGGAGGAAACACGGGAAATAGTGGCGGCCATCCGCGCGGCGAATGATGACGTGATGGGAATGGGTCTTCTTCTCCTTCCTCCTACTCTGAAACGACTATTGGAACGCGCCGGAATCCCTCATAGGATAAATAATGAGAAACTGGTGTTCGACGAAGACGTGTCAGAGGCCCTGCGCCTATTTCTTCGCCACCCCCTCCCTCTCCCGGCCGAAGACCAAAACACGCTTGATCTCCTTTCAACTGCTGCCGGCATTCCCATCTTGGACCGGGCGGGAGTATTCTCCGGAGGACGCATGGGGCGACCGGAAGCGGCCACCCCCCGCACGATGAAGGGCAACCCCCACGTCCTCTTTCCTATTGGAATCGCGGGAGGAAACACGCGCAGCATCAACCGGGCGGCCGGACTCGTCATGAGTAAGACACGCACAACTAACCCATCCACCGGAAAGGTCCTCACCGAAATCGCCCTCTACGAATGCCCCACCTGCCACCGGCTCATGGCCTCCAAGCATTGCGTGCCGTGTGACCAAATCACCATCGCCCAACTCGGATGCACTAATAAAGAATGTGGCGCCCTCTCCCTCACCCCCATTTGTTCCCGGTGCGGCTCTCCTACGAAGGTTGGGGTCGCGCATTCGGTGGATGTGCGGGAGCACCTCGAATGGGCCGCTAAAAATCTCTCGGAACGCATCCCCGAGCCCGTGAAAGGAGTGAAAGGACTTATCTCCGACACCAAGAAAGCCGAGCCTCTTGAAAAAGGGATTTTGCGCGCCAAGCACGATTTGCATGTATTCCGGGATGGTACCAGTCGGTTTGAACTATTGAATGCCCCGCTCACCCATTTCTACCCCGACGAATTGGGGATGAGCATCGATCGGGCGCATGCGCTGGGGTATTCGCATGACATGCATGGTAATCCTCTGGAGAAAGGGGATCAGCTCGTGGAATTATTCCCCCAGGATATTGTAGTAAATGAAGGGTGTGGGGATTGGCTATTGCGCGCCATGAAATACTCGGATGACCTGCTGACCAAATTCTACAAACTGCCCCCCCACTTCAACGCCCAAACCAAAGAGGATGTCATCGGCCAATTGGTCATCGGCCTCGCCCCTCATACGAGCGCCGGGATCGTGGGACGCGTCATCGGGTTTACCAAATCCCGTTTGGGGTGGGGACACCCCTACTTCATTATGTGCAAAAGAAGAAACGTGGACGGGGATCAGGATTCGGTGATGCTCCTCATGGACGCCTTGCTCAATTTCTCCCACTCCTACTTGTCCCACTCCCGGGGTGGACGAATGGACGCCCCCCTCGTGTTCACCCTCGCGCTGAACCCTCAGGAAATTGATGATGAGGTGTACGAGATGGAAACCTGCACTCGATATCCAGTATCATTCTACGAGAAAACATTACTCTATTCGGAACCAAAAATATCGGATGTACCCATCGTGAAACTGAAGCTGGGTAACGAAGACCAATACACCCAACTCGGGTTCACTCATCCTACCCCCCGGTTTGATGGGGGGCCCACGCAAAGCAGTTATACCCGCCTGGAGAGCATGGATGACAAGCTCCAGGCCCAGGCCAAGCTCCAAGCCCGATTGGCCCCCGTGCACTTCATCGATTCCATGGAACGGGTGGTGGTGTCGCATCTGTTTCCGGATATCATTGGTAACACGCGGGCCTTTTCAAGACAAACATTCCGCTGCACCAAATGCAACGCCAAATACCGCCGCATTCCCCTCACGGGAAACTGCCAGAAATGCGAGAATGGCAACATCATCCTCACCATTGCCCAAGGGAGCGTGCGCAAATACCTGGAGATCGCCAAGAAAATTATCCATACGCATAACTTATCCCAATATCTTAAGCAACGCATCCAGCTCGCGGAAACAGAAATCGACGCGGTTTTTCCCCCTGAGAAACAGACGCAGAAATCATTGTTCGAGTTTGCCTAA
- a CDS encoding DEAD/DEAH box helicase, producing the protein MMHDIPLIVKEANGFDQFNPMQSAVLAAPWQKQSLLVASPTASGKTIIAELTGLESILNKRKKAMYTCPLRALASEHHADLKKKYAQKLDIKMAVSTGEMDSSSKYLSNYDFIFTTYEKLDSLLVHQADWLQQLGVLIIDEIHELDSDRGPTLEMVITKLRMINPSLQIIGLSATIPNADEVAAWLKAELVQSNYRPVPLKEGVHYDGTIFFKGDEKKSLSKEDPLEGIIGDTLAQRKQSLVFANTRARAESLAKQTGGLVAPSLSLVEKKSLDRVAVRIENALESPTAQCQKLASFVRSGVAFHHAGLVQRQRELIEEHFRGGLIKTICATPTLAAGVNTPAFRVIITSLHRYDFNGLNPIPIREYRQMSGRAGRPKYDAAGESIVLCKSEADAEEVMTRYILGEMEPIQSRLGREPVLRMHLLALIASRYVSDTPTLDNFFSRTLYAHQFRQMDMLQRMLQGLVKELYELGFIDGEENRFWATPLGKRVAELYLDPLSANAVIQKLQRKDLDIFGALYTMVDTTELRPYVNVSRKNEAALWEQFQSRTDEIPLDGEEALFTDMQLLEKFQTTKFFEAWINEMGDQEILDEFRLQPGIIRTKLRNADWVMYAMVELAPLVKAQGHVKMLSKLRKRLLSGIKEELILLCELRGIGRVRARRLHNAGITNVSDVKNARAEDLAKIIGPAPALGVKKQLGDTIQKGTQKTIESAMREQKTLFD; encoded by the coding sequence ATGATGCATGACATCCCCCTGATCGTGAAAGAAGCCAATGGGTTTGACCAATTCAATCCCATGCAATCCGCGGTGCTCGCGGCGCCGTGGCAGAAGCAATCCCTTCTCGTGGCCTCTCCCACCGCTTCCGGAAAAACCATCATTGCTGAGCTCACCGGATTGGAAAGCATTCTCAACAAAAGGAAAAAAGCCATGTATACCTGTCCCTTGCGTGCGCTCGCCAGCGAGCACCATGCGGATTTGAAGAAAAAATACGCTCAAAAACTAGACATCAAGATGGCCGTTTCCACGGGGGAAATGGATTCCTCTTCCAAATATCTTTCCAACTATGATTTCATTTTTACCACGTATGAAAAATTGGATTCATTGCTCGTGCACCAGGCGGATTGGCTGCAGCAATTAGGGGTGCTCATCATCGACGAGATCCATGAATTGGATTCGGACCGTGGTCCCACGCTCGAAATGGTCATCACCAAGCTCCGAATGATCAACCCATCCTTACAGATAATAGGATTGAGCGCCACCATCCCTAATGCGGACGAGGTCGCGGCCTGGCTGAAAGCGGAGTTGGTTCAATCGAATTACCGGCCGGTTCCCTTGAAGGAAGGGGTGCATTATGACGGAACCATTTTTTTCAAGGGCGATGAAAAGAAATCCCTTTCAAAAGAAGACCCCCTTGAGGGGATCATCGGGGATACGCTCGCACAACGGAAGCAATCACTGGTGTTCGCTAACACGCGGGCGCGCGCGGAAAGCCTGGCGAAGCAAACGGGAGGGTTGGTGGCGCCGTCCTTGTCTCTGGTCGAAAAGAAATCCTTGGATCGAGTGGCGGTGCGCATCGAGAATGCCCTTGAGAGCCCGACCGCGCAGTGCCAAAAACTAGCCTCATTCGTCAGAAGCGGGGTCGCTTTCCACCATGCGGGTTTGGTGCAGCGCCAACGGGAATTAATAGAAGAGCATTTCCGAGGGGGGCTCATCAAGACGATCTGCGCCACTCCCACGTTGGCCGCGGGAGTTAACACTCCGGCCTTCCGCGTCATCATCACCTCGCTCCACCGGTATGATTTCAATGGCCTGAATCCCATTCCCATCCGTGAATACCGCCAGATGAGTGGTCGCGCGGGTCGGCCTAAATATGATGCGGCGGGGGAATCCATTGTTCTCTGCAAATCCGAAGCGGATGCCGAGGAGGTCATGACGCGTTACATCCTGGGAGAAATGGAGCCCATACAATCCCGTTTGGGAAGAGAGCCCGTGCTTCGCATGCATCTCTTAGCGCTCATTGCCAGCCGCTACGTGTCGGATACTCCCACCCTGGATAATTTCTTTTCCCGCACATTGTACGCACACCAGTTCAGGCAGATGGACATGCTGCAGCGCATGCTCCAAGGGCTGGTGAAGGAATTATATGAATTGGGTTTCATCGATGGGGAAGAAAACAGGTTTTGGGCCACACCGTTGGGAAAGCGGGTCGCGGAATTGTATTTGGATCCCCTCTCCGCGAATGCGGTTATTCAGAAGCTCCAGCGAAAGGATTTGGATATTTTCGGTGCCTTGTATACGATGGTCGACACCACCGAATTGCGCCCTTATGTAAACGTGTCCCGCAAGAATGAAGCGGCATTATGGGAGCAATTCCAATCCCGCACGGACGAAATACCTTTGGATGGGGAAGAGGCTTTGTTCACCGACATGCAACTCCTCGAGAAATTCCAGACAACCAAGTTTTTCGAGGCATGGATTAACGAGATGGGGGATCAGGAGATTTTGGATGAATTCAGGCTTCAGCCCGGGATCATCCGAACTAAACTGAGGAATGCGGATTGGGTAATGTATGCCATGGTGGAATTGGCGCCTCTCGTGAAAGCCCAGGGGCATGTGAAAATGCTTTCCAAGCTGCGGAAACGTCTCCTTTCGGGGATCAAAGAGGAATTAATTCTCCTCTGCGAGCTTAGGGGGATAGGAAGGGTTCGCGCGCGGCGCCTGCATAACGCGGGCATCACGAATGTGAGCGATGTCAAAAACGCCCGGGCCGAAGACCTGGCCAAGATTATCGGCCCCGCCCCCGCATTGGGTGTGAAAAAACAGCTTGGGGACACCATTCAAAAAGGCACCCAAAAAACCATCGAATCCGCCATGCGGGAGCAGAAGACGCTGTTCGATTGA
- a CDS encoding thymidylate synthase: MASDSYIPGNSSSSTVICTFWTMAKPVAEKLDTNKFSVCANLYSMDGINTIARAILQNPHWRNLILFGADLTHTGDILTQFFEKGIEEDGKIAGTTFSFQKEIPREALNTLQKEVVVHDARGKSFEELIQLVNGLKNKPPFADPQTFPEPQPPEIQTFHSEKQGFLIRAPTISHGWLQVLDIILKFGEEKPTEYGNQMKELLNVQCIIEGDDENIPEFLPFTPRDLEDYTKKVLTPEVPPNVAYTYGSRLHAWPGEQPIDQVQYMIDYLKKTPHTRRAVAVTWHVGIDMVDKNPPCLTEIIWSVSHGKLHQTCLVRSHDMFEGWPLNLFGWRELQKRVSRETGIPLGSLIVLSTSAHIYDTKWEESKRILQKYYLPSAYRFDADPRGNFVIQIVEGEGEKAIQVQHFTFDGQKTQFVFEPSKKAEKQALEELFTRLAHSNLVSRQDHAYYLGAELHKAMIAIRLGKEYHQDKEILL, translated from the coding sequence ATGGCTTCCGATTCCTATATCCCTGGAAATTCGTCATCTTCCACGGTCATCTGCACGTTCTGGACCATGGCCAAGCCGGTGGCGGAGAAACTGGATACCAATAAATTTTCAGTCTGCGCCAACCTGTATTCCATGGATGGCATTAACACCATCGCCCGCGCCATTTTGCAAAACCCGCATTGGCGAAATTTGATTTTATTCGGGGCGGATCTAACGCACACTGGGGATATCCTCACCCAATTTTTCGAGAAAGGAATAGAGGAAGATGGAAAAATAGCGGGAACCACCTTCTCTTTCCAGAAAGAGATCCCTCGCGAGGCGCTGAATACCTTGCAGAAAGAAGTGGTGGTGCATGATGCCCGCGGGAAATCATTTGAAGAATTGATCCAATTGGTCAACGGGCTGAAAAACAAACCTCCTTTCGCCGATCCACAAACTTTTCCCGAACCACAACCCCCGGAGATCCAGACGTTCCATTCTGAAAAACAGGGCTTCCTCATCCGCGCTCCCACCATTTCCCATGGGTGGTTGCAGGTGTTGGATATAATCCTTAAATTTGGGGAGGAGAAACCAACCGAATATGGGAACCAGATGAAGGAGTTACTTAATGTCCAATGCATCATCGAGGGGGATGATGAAAACATCCCTGAATTCCTGCCATTTACTCCACGTGATCTCGAGGACTACACCAAAAAAGTGCTCACCCCGGAGGTGCCGCCAAACGTGGCCTACACCTATGGTTCGCGTCTCCACGCGTGGCCGGGAGAACAGCCCATCGATCAAGTCCAGTATATGATCGATTACTTGAAGAAAACCCCCCATACGCGTCGAGCGGTCGCCGTGACATGGCACGTGGGAATAGATATGGTGGATAAGAACCCACCCTGCCTGACGGAGATTATTTGGTCGGTTTCCCATGGAAAATTGCATCAGACCTGTTTGGTTCGGTCCCATGATATGTTCGAGGGATGGCCGCTCAACCTTTTCGGTTGGCGCGAGCTCCAGAAAAGAGTGTCACGGGAAACGGGTATTCCTTTGGGCTCGCTCATCGTGCTGTCCACGAGCGCCCACATTTATGACACCAAATGGGAGGAATCCAAACGCATCCTGCAAAAATACTATCTCCCTTCCGCCTACCGGTTCGACGCGGATCCGAGGGGGAATTTCGTCATCCAGATAGTGGAGGGGGAGGGAGAAAAGGCTATCCAGGTACAGCACTTTACCTTCGACGGTCAAAAAACCCAATTCGTTTTCGAACCATCCAAGAAAGCAGAAAAGCAAGCCCTGGAGGAGTTGTTCACCCGGCTCGCCCATTCCAACCTCGTCTCGCGACAGGACCACGCGTACTATTTGGGGGCCGAGTTGCACAAGGCGATGATAGCCATCCGCTTGGGAAAAGAGTATCACCAGGACAAGGAAATCCTTCTCTGA
- a CDS encoding ribbon-helix-helix domain-containing protein — translation MSTTIITRAVDEDVEKAFRQFVARKYGTEKGVLSKATEDAYKKLMEEDLVEFHRRRAIERLEKGINIGFKGYKSRSELYESRLKKQLPRH, via the coding sequence ATGAGTACTACCATTATCACCCGCGCGGTCGATGAGGACGTGGAAAAGGCTTTCCGCCAATTTGTGGCGCGGAAGTACGGTACCGAAAAGGGAGTATTAAGCAAGGCGACCGAGGATGCCTACAAAAAGCTCATGGAAGAAGACTTAGTAGAGTTTCATCGGCGACGCGCCATCGAAAGGCTTGAAAAAGGGATTAACATTGGGTTCAAAGGATACAAAAGTAGGAGTGAACTCTATGAATCCCGACTCAAAAAACAACTTCCTCGACACTAA